In Gadus chalcogrammus isolate NIFS_2021 chromosome 1, NIFS_Gcha_1.0, whole genome shotgun sequence, one DNA window encodes the following:
- the LOC130384514 gene encoding rabenosyn-5-like, which produces MASSYPPPFEGTGEVKEGFICPLCHKDLQSFYQLQDHYEEEHSGDDRHVRGQLKSLVQKAKKAKDKLLKRDGDDRADTGSYESFYYGGVDPYMWEPQELGATRNHQDYFKKHRAARIDHYVIEVNKLLIRLEKLTSFDRTNSDVAKIRAIEKSVVPWVSDSDVPFCPDCGNKFNIRNRRHHCRLCGSIMCRKCMDFVPLPLAYKLTSGTRESLCIPGSPGQSQAPPSGAGASGMGSRRGSLSSLSSVTSMLEEKDDEKIRCCHHCMDTLLKRQQKLEERDHMPDIVKLYERLRMCMDKVDEKAPEYIKVAESLNAGETTYNLDSAGGLRLEVQKYYELIDALSKRILTLGMKDDPAPTPKSLHLQKMIRYTATLFVQEKLLGLMSLPTKDKYEALKEKRKQEQEKKLQQERLAAQESMRKRQESEKNRSVATTNGEVPPAPKPPRMTKAGGWLPSADSKKTHSELKDPLLQQIDNIQSFLRQAREAQRTDEVAMLEENLRQLQDEYDQQQTSLAIALSQKLAQEENLQQGEIQRLEARERSEWEQRAPAADSRQPSSIWECSLDLGEPVAGYVEEDKIGDVTPKFERSPLSLRAFPALAGQEESPPRLRSLGGHVTPPSSEGPNSSSLNPFEEDSTPTEEDPSNPFFEDIQEEHKEVSNGKKEYNPFDDEEDNGGQEEPAATSLGNPFEEESSETSNPFTEASGDSPGVSTNPFEGDEDAGALADIDMIEEELLLQQIDNIRAYIFDAKINGRLDEVELLSANLRELQHTLQEQKKTH; this is translated from the exons ATGGCATCTAGTTATCCACCCCCCTTTGAAGGCACAGGGGAAGTGAAGGAGGGATTCATTTGCCCACTGTGCCATAAGGATCTGCAGTCCTTTTACCAACTCCAGGACCACTATGAGGAGGAGCACTCTGGAGACGACCGTCATGTTAGGGGGCAACTCAAGA gtTTGGTTCAAAAGGCTAAGAAAGCCAAAGATAAACTGCTGAAGAGGGATGGAGACGACCGAGCTGACACTGGAAGCTATGAGTCATTCTACTACGGCGGAGTGGATCCATACATGTGGGAGCCCCAGGAGCTGG GTGCAACCAGAAATCATCAGGACTATTTCAAAAAACACAGAGCAGCCAGGATAGACCACTATGTGATCGAAGTCAACAAGCTCCTCATCAGACTAGAAAAG CTCACATCTTTCGATAGGACCAACTCGGATGTAGCTAAAATCAGAG CCATAGAGAAGTCGGTGGTGCCATGGGTGAGCGACTCGGACGTGCCCTTCTGTCCCGACTGTGGGAACAAGTTCAACATCAGGAACCGGCGGCACCACTGCCGTCTGTGTGGCTCCATCATGTGTAGGAAATGCATGGACTTTGTTCCTCTGCCCCTGGCCT ATAAGTTGACCAGTGGCACACGGGAGTCCCTTTGCATCCCTGGCAGCCCGGGTCAGTCCCAGGCCCCACCCTCAGGGGCCGGGGCCAGTGGGATGGGCTCCAGAAGGGGCAGCCTGAGCAGCCTGAGCAGCGTCACCTCCAtgctggaggagaaggacgaCGAGAAGATCCGCTGCTGCCACCACTGCATGGACACGCTGCTGAAGAGACAGCAGAagctggaggagagggaccACATGCCTGACATAGTCAAACTATATGAG AGGCTAAGAATGTGTATGGACAAGGTTGATGAAAAGGCACCAGAGTACATCAAAGTGGCCGAATCTCTTAA TGCCGGGGAAACCACATACAACCTGGACTCTGCTGGTGGGCTTAGACTGGAAGTACAGAAGTACTACGAGTTAATCGATGCATTGAG TAAGAGGATTTTAACCCTGGGAATGAAAGATGATCCAGCCCCCACGCCAAAGTCCCTCCATCTGCAGAAAATGATCCGTTACACCGCAACGCTCTTCGTCCAG GAGAAGCTGTTGGGTCTGATGTCTCTTCCAACCAAAGACAAGTATGAGGCActgaaggagaagaggaagcaggAACAAGAGAAGAAACTCCAGCAGGAGAGATTG GCTGCTCAGGAGTCCATGAGGAAGAGGCAGGAGTCTGAGAAGAACCGTTCCGTCGCCACCACCAATGGAGAAGTCCCCCCGGCTCCCAAACCTCCTCGCATGACCAAGGCAGGAGGTTGGCTGCCCTCGGCCGATTCCAAGAAAACCCACAGTGAGCTCAAGGACCCCCTGCTGCAGCAGATAGACAACATCCAGTCGTTCCTGCGGCAAGCGAGGGAGGCCCAGCGGACGGACGAGGTGGCCATGCTGGAAGAGAACCTGCGGCAGCTGCAGGACGAATACGACCAGCAGCAGACCAGCTTGGCCATCGCTCTCTCCCAGAAGCTGGCCCAGGAGGAGAACCTGCAACAGGGGGAGATTCAAAGGCTTGAGGCCCGGGAAAGGAGCGAGTGGGAGCAAAGAGCTCCGGCGGCGGACTCCCGGCAGCCCTCTTCCATCTGGGAATGCTCTTTGGACCTCGGCGAGCCGGTGGCTGGGTATGTGGAGGAGGACAAGATTGGAGATGTAACCCCTAAATTTGAAAGGAGCCCTCTGTCATTAAGAGCGTTCCCTGCTCTCGCGGGCCAAGAAGAGTCCCCTCCTAGGTTGAGGAGCTTAGGAGGACATGTCACTCCTCCCAGCAGCGAAGGGCCAAACAGCTCCTCTCTAAACCCCTTCGAAGAGGACTCCACGCCTACTGAAGAGGACCCGTCCAACCCCTTCTTCGAGGACATACAGGAGGAACACAAAGAGGTGAGCAACGGGAAGAAGGAATACAACCCCTTTGATGACGAAGAAGACAACGGTGGACAGGAAGAACCCGCTGCAACATCTCTTGGAAACCCTTTCGAGGAGGAGAGTAGTGAGACGAGCAACCCTTTCACGGAGGCCTCTGGGGACTCCCCAGGGGTTTCGACCAACCCCTTCGAGGGGGACGAAGACGCAGGAGCTCTGGCGGACATTGACATGATAGAGGAGGAACTGCTTCTGCAGCAGATTGACAACATTAGGGCCTACATCTTTGACGCTAAGATAAACGGCCGTCTGGACGAGGTGGAGCTGCTCTCAGCCAACCTGAGAGAACTACAGCACACCCTGCAGGAGCAGAAGAAAACCCACTGA
- the LOC130384545 gene encoding 28S ribosomal protein S25, mitochondrial-like, translating into MPMKGRFPIRRTLEYLQKGDLIFKNRVKIMTVNYNTSGELSEGARKFVFFNIPQIQYKNPWVQVVMFKNMTPSSFLKFYLDGGEQVLVDVEGKDHQLITQHVKKILCKSEEVLHVEALAKMQESNPANFGPKKYCLKECICEVEGQVPCPGTTPLPKEFTGKYRTQMAAAQE; encoded by the exons ATGCCTATGAAAGGAAGGTTTCCGATCAGAAGAACGCTAGAGTATCTCCAAAAAGGGGATTTGATTTTTAAGAACCGAGTAAAGATTATGACCGTTAATTATAATACATCTGGAGAGCTCAGCGAGGGAGCAAG AAAGTTTGTGTTCTTCAATATTCCTCAAATCCAGTATAAAAATCCATGGGTCCAAGTTGTGATGTTTAAGAACATGACGCCCTCGTCTTTCCTGAAATTCTACTTGG ATGGTGGAGAGCAGGTTCTTGTTGATGTGGAAGGAAAGGACCACCAACTTATAACGCAACACGTGAAGAAAATTCTCTGCAAATCAGA AGAGGTCTTGCACGTTGAAGCCCTTGCAAAAATGCAAGAGTCCAACCCTGCCAATTTTGGTCCAAAGAAGTATTGTCTGAAGGAGTGCATCTGTGAGGTTGAGGGTCAAGTACCTTGTCCTGGCACCACACCACTGCCCAAAGAGTTTACTGGAAAATACCGCACGCAGATGGCAGCGGCCCAGGAGTAA